The following proteins are co-located in the Deinococcus metallilatus genome:
- the mqnP gene encoding menaquinone biosynthesis prenyltransferase MqnP translates to MRAAARVKTYLDLVKFEHTVFALPFAYAGMLLASMQVNGTGWPGWHTLVWVTVAMAAARTAAMSANRVIDRLIDAHNPRTAGRELPSGKVSPTQAWGLVALSLIVLVFAAAQLNPLCVALLPLAVVFLIGYPYTKRFTWLCHAWLGVTDGAAAAGGWIAVTGHFAPAAWLLWAVVIFWMIGLDVIYATMDYRFDLAHGIRSIPARFGIPRALRLAAASHALTFLLLLAVGVATGASFWYYLAALAMGSILLYEHRIVNPQDLARVNVAFFDANMWLALTMLAGVVLDVTWRTLT, encoded by the coding sequence GTGAGGGCTGCGGCGCGGGTAAAGACCTATCTGGATCTGGTGAAGTTCGAGCACACGGTGTTCGCGTTGCCGTTTGCGTATGCGGGCATGCTGCTGGCGAGCATGCAGGTGAATGGGACGGGCTGGCCCGGCTGGCACACCCTGGTCTGGGTGACGGTGGCGATGGCGGCCGCCCGGACCGCCGCCATGAGTGCGAACCGGGTGATCGACCGCCTGATTGACGCCCACAACCCGCGCACGGCGGGCCGGGAGCTGCCCAGCGGGAAGGTCAGCCCGACCCAGGCGTGGGGACTGGTGGCCCTCAGCCTGATTGTGCTGGTGTTCGCGGCGGCACAGCTCAACCCCCTCTGTGTGGCGTTGCTGCCGCTGGCGGTGGTGTTCCTGATCGGCTACCCCTATACCAAGCGCTTTACCTGGCTGTGCCATGCCTGGTTGGGCGTGACCGACGGCGCGGCGGCGGCGGGCGGCTGGATCGCCGTGACCGGCCACTTCGCCCCGGCCGCCTGGCTGCTCTGGGCGGTCGTGATTTTCTGGATGATCGGCCTGGACGTGATCTACGCGACGATGGATTACCGCTTCGACCTGGCGCACGGCATCCGCAGCATTCCCGCCCGCTTCGGCATTCCGCGTGCCCTGCGGCTGGCGGCGGCCAGCCACGCCCTCACGTTCCTGCTGCTCCTGGCGGTGGGGGTGGCGACGGGCGCGAGCTTCTGGTACTACCTCGCGGCACTGGCGATGGGGAGCATCCTGCTGTACGAACACCGCATCGTGAATCCGCAGGACCTGGCGCGGGTGAACGTGGCCTTTTTCGACGCGAACATGTGGCTGGCCCTGACCATGCTGGCGGGTGTGGTGCTGGACGTGACGTGGCGCACCCTGACCTGA
- a CDS encoding SARP family transcriptional regulator — translation MNDIEAQFEAGQFGAVITLLEGEARTAREHALLGLSLLYVGRLEEAELSLTRASLLGDPEGQVELGNALRLLGRFDEAVTHLQAIAPDLTGELQLRCLRWWGVAEFQAGQTQEGLKRVERAWHGYIALGNEELTGRVTVSLAQMYNVLGNARRAKLLLSEAVRVLPSLPDPAPRLTALKALLELQIAHSEFTKARKTLVDAKQTLAQADSPRLRMLLMTSEAELLRVSGDYSSYLSLLEDLRLHAEGLQDHNLRVWTISRLAEHQSLIGQHSQALYTLLGFERKPADWPAELWATSGVLARRRSDLLGASVDLRKAAQMFRDAGRIRELVRVQLHLAAAALQLKEEATVATVLKEALTHMLRLRQLNEFRPDLEELNELLHYAVLEPEIAPYMEPLLDNLANLAGAPRLPEDGAIALQVTTLGRAAVQKDGEEVKFTYGGTVPILVYIALKPGRTRAEMQLELFPEKDAKSGAAYMRQCLKELRDKLGPQIVRFEGPHQAPWYALGQDVHVDLDLQHFRDALSGGEVARALALYRGPFLPDLEESEWAQLVRDEALLALTFELRNQMARYEAEGDHQRVVLLANQYLRIDPHEHEVLELRLKAAEAFAPPHELAKYTADLRRMFN, via the coding sequence GTGAACGATATTGAGGCGCAATTCGAGGCGGGACAGTTCGGGGCCGTCATCACGCTTCTGGAAGGAGAGGCGCGGACGGCGCGTGAACATGCCCTGCTTGGACTTTCGCTCTTGTATGTCGGGAGACTGGAAGAGGCTGAGCTATCCCTCACACGCGCCAGCCTGCTAGGTGACCCCGAAGGACAGGTGGAACTCGGCAACGCACTGAGGCTCCTGGGACGGTTTGATGAGGCCGTCACGCACCTGCAAGCTATCGCGCCTGATCTGACGGGGGAATTACAACTCCGTTGCCTGCGCTGGTGGGGGGTTGCCGAGTTTCAGGCGGGGCAGACGCAAGAGGGCCTCAAGCGCGTAGAGCGCGCCTGGCATGGGTACATCGCTCTGGGGAATGAAGAGTTGACCGGGCGGGTGACGGTTTCACTGGCGCAGATGTACAACGTGCTCGGGAATGCTCGTCGGGCCAAACTGCTGCTTTCCGAGGCTGTCCGTGTCCTGCCTTCGCTTCCTGACCCTGCACCACGTCTCACCGCCCTGAAGGCACTGCTGGAACTCCAGATCGCACATAGCGAGTTCACCAAGGCCCGTAAGACGCTGGTGGACGCCAAGCAAACTCTTGCCCAAGCAGATTCGCCCCGACTGCGGATGTTGCTGATGACCAGCGAGGCCGAGTTGCTGCGGGTGAGCGGGGACTACTCCAGCTACCTGTCACTGCTGGAAGACTTGCGTCTGCATGCCGAAGGATTACAGGATCACAATTTGCGGGTCTGGACCATTTCGCGCCTTGCGGAACACCAGAGTCTGATCGGCCAGCACAGCCAGGCCCTCTATACCCTGCTCGGCTTCGAGCGCAAGCCTGCGGATTGGCCTGCGGAATTGTGGGCGACCAGTGGCGTGTTGGCGCGGCGCCGGTCCGACCTGCTGGGTGCGTCCGTGGACCTGAGGAAGGCCGCCCAGATGTTCCGTGACGCGGGAAGAATTCGTGAGTTGGTGCGGGTGCAGTTGCATCTGGCGGCGGCAGCACTGCAACTCAAGGAGGAGGCCACCGTCGCGACGGTCCTCAAAGAAGCCCTGACGCACATGCTGCGGCTGCGTCAGCTCAACGAATTCCGCCCCGACCTGGAGGAACTGAACGAACTGCTGCACTACGCCGTTCTGGAACCGGAAATCGCGCCCTACATGGAGCCGCTGCTGGATAACCTCGCCAATCTGGCGGGGGCGCCGCGGCTGCCGGAAGATGGGGCCATCGCCCTACAGGTCACCACACTCGGGCGCGCGGCGGTTCAGAAGGATGGCGAGGAGGTGAAGTTCACCTATGGGGGCACGGTACCGATTCTGGTGTATATCGCCCTGAAGCCGGGGCGGACGCGGGCCGAGATGCAGCTTGAACTGTTCCCCGAGAAGGATGCCAAGAGTGGAGCGGCGTACATGCGCCAGTGCCTCAAGGAACTGCGTGACAAGCTGGGACCGCAGATCGTGCGCTTCGAGGGGCCGCATCAGGCGCCGTGGTACGCCCTGGGGCAGGACGTGCATGTGGACCTGGACTTGCAGCACTTCCGGGACGCCCTCTCTGGCGGCGAGGTGGCCCGGGCACTCGCGCTCTACCGTGGCCCGTTCCTGCCAGACCTGGAGGAGAGCGAGTGGGCACAGCTGGTGCGGGATGAAGCCTTGCTTGCCCTGACCTTCGAGCTGCGCAACCAGATGGCGCGGTATGAGGCCGAGGGGGATCATCAGCGAGTGGTGCTGCTGGCCAACCAGTACCTGCGGATAGACCCGCACGAGCATGAGGTGTTGGAACTGCGTCTCAAGGCCGCCGAGGCCTTTGCGCCGCCCCACGAGCTGGCCAAGTACACCGCCGACTTGCGCCGCATGTTCAACTGA
- a CDS encoding menaquinone biosynthesis decarboxylase — translation MALSITPGPDRPNSDRPSSDRHSPDLQSFARLLEERGELVRVSFPVDRELEITEIADRLVKKGGPAVLFENVKGSPFPLLIGVMGTRERTALALGVSDLDDLAKKVRHLIDLKGSGGLGGLLGNVGKLRDAMNLPPRRVRSGPAQEVVWTGDEVDLSKLPILKCWPLDGGPFVTLPLVITRDPETGERNLGMYRMQVMGRNVTGMHWQRHKTGTRHLEKARRLGQKLEVAVALGGDPALIYAATAPLPPIPGLDEFALAGYLRGQRYPVMKGVTVDLDVPANAEFILEGYVDPQEDWAVEGPFGDHTGFYTLPDLYPRFHVTAMTMRRDPVYPATIVGRPPMEDAYLIEASERLFLPAAQMILPEIVDYHMPPAGVAHNLVVVSIKKTFPGQAYKVAQGLLGLGQMMFAKVIVVVDEAVKVNDFGAVWREVTAKAAPGRDTLTTRGPVDVLDHSSRGWGYGGKLIIDATTKLPEEIGSAASSREEQGQEGPLEPVFVPHAAADLPGFEGVLAQRQTPDGYWYVALHKTRPGQAQALAEAFAAHPAARSIRHLLIADEQTDVADAQDVWWTILNNIDPERDVRPLPTVSGGLLTWDGSRKLPEEGFVREWPPKIEMTPEVQRRVDARWHLYGLPERYR, via the coding sequence ATGGCTCTTTCCATCACGCCCGGCCCCGACCGGCCCAACTCTGATCGGCCCAGCTCTGACCGGCACAGCCCTGATCTCCAGAGTTTTGCCCGGCTGCTGGAGGAGCGCGGCGAACTCGTGCGCGTGTCTTTCCCGGTGGACCGTGAACTGGAAATCACCGAGATCGCTGACCGCCTGGTGAAGAAGGGAGGTCCGGCGGTCCTCTTCGAGAACGTGAAGGGCAGCCCTTTTCCCCTATTGATCGGGGTGATGGGCACCCGGGAGCGCACCGCCCTGGCCCTGGGTGTCTCCGACCTCGACGACCTCGCCAAAAAGGTGCGGCACCTGATCGACCTGAAGGGTAGTGGCGGCCTGGGGGGCCTGCTGGGCAACGTCGGCAAGCTGCGTGACGCGATGAACCTTCCGCCCCGCCGCGTCCGCTCCGGCCCCGCGCAGGAGGTGGTGTGGACCGGCGACGAGGTGGACCTTTCCAAACTTCCCATCCTGAAATGCTGGCCGCTGGACGGCGGGCCGTTCGTGACCCTGCCCCTGGTGATCACCCGCGACCCCGAGACGGGCGAACGCAATCTGGGCATGTACCGCATGCAGGTGATGGGCCGGAACGTGACCGGGATGCACTGGCAGCGCCACAAGACCGGCACCCGGCATCTGGAAAAGGCCCGCAGGCTGGGGCAGAAGCTGGAAGTCGCGGTGGCCCTCGGCGGTGACCCGGCCCTGATCTACGCGGCGACCGCGCCCCTCCCGCCCATTCCCGGCCTCGACGAGTTCGCCCTGGCGGGTTACCTGCGCGGCCAGCGGTATCCCGTGATGAAGGGGGTCACGGTCGATCTCGACGTGCCCGCCAACGCCGAATTCATCCTCGAAGGCTACGTGGACCCCCAGGAGGACTGGGCGGTGGAGGGGCCTTTTGGCGATCACACCGGCTTTTACACCCTCCCCGACCTCTACCCGCGCTTTCACGTCACGGCCATGACCATGCGCCGTGATCCGGTCTATCCCGCGACCATCGTGGGCCGCCCCCCGATGGAGGACGCCTACCTGATCGAGGCCAGCGAGCGCCTCTTTCTGCCCGCCGCACAGATGATCCTGCCGGAAATCGTGGACTACCACATGCCGCCCGCCGGGGTCGCCCACAACCTCGTCGTGGTCAGCATCAAAAAGACCTTTCCCGGCCAGGCGTACAAGGTCGCGCAGGGCCTCCTCGGCCTGGGCCAGATGATGTTCGCCAAGGTCATCGTCGTGGTGGACGAGGCCGTGAAGGTGAACGACTTCGGGGCGGTCTGGCGCGAGGTGACGGCGAAGGCTGCGCCGGGCCGCGATACCCTCACCACCCGTGGCCCGGTGGATGTCCTCGATCACTCCAGCCGGGGCTGGGGCTACGGCGGCAAGCTGATCATCGACGCGACCACCAAACTCCCCGAGGAGATCGGCAGTGCCGCCAGCAGCCGCGAGGAGCAGGGGCAGGAGGGGCCGCTGGAACCCGTCTTCGTCCCCCACGCCGCCGCCGACCTCCCCGGCTTCGAGGGCGTCCTCGCCCAGCGGCAGACGCCGGACGGCTACTGGTACGTGGCCCTGCACAAGACCCGCCCCGGTCAGGCGCAGGCCCTCGCGGAAGCCTTCGCCGCCCATCCCGCCGCCCGCAGTATCCGTCACCTCCTGATCGCTGACGAGCAGACCGACGTCGCCGATGCCCAGGACGTATGGTGGACCATCCTCAACAACATCGACCCCGAACGCGACGTGCGCCCCCTTCCGACTGTCAGCGGCGGCCTCCTCACCTGGGACGGTTCCCGCAAGCTTCCCGAAGAGGGGTTCGTCCGCGAATGGCCCCCCAAGATCGAGATGACGCCCGAGGTGCAGCGCCGCGTGGACGCCCGCTGGCACCTGTACGGCCTGCCGGAGCGGTACCGCTAA
- a CDS encoding ion transporter has product MTSAPTPPPPDELHAARLTTLRHLDELLDRPMTVLSFVWLALLVLDLTLGLSPFLQALSNVIWGIFILDFLLSFTVAPGKLAYLRHNWLTALSLLLPALRVLRVFRGLRALRVLRLTRGMNLLRILTGLNRGLRSLQRTLRRRQLGFVLGATGLVALAGAAGMASFENGQGGAPGSYGGWLYWTGMLLTSLGPEYWPKTGEGQVLSFLLGLYGFSVFGYITAALASLFVGSDQEREPDAGEVNNEALRRELHDLRGEIAALREELRAGGRR; this is encoded by the coding sequence GTGACCTCGGCACCCACCCCTCCCCCACCGGATGAACTGCACGCCGCGCGGCTCACGACGCTGCGGCACCTGGACGAGTTGCTCGACCGGCCCATGACGGTGCTGAGCTTCGTGTGGCTGGCGCTGCTGGTGCTGGACCTGACGCTGGGCCTCTCCCCTTTTCTCCAGGCGCTCAGCAACGTGATCTGGGGGATTTTCATTCTGGATTTCCTGCTGTCTTTCACGGTCGCGCCGGGCAAGCTCGCGTATCTGCGGCACAACTGGCTGACGGCGCTGAGCCTGCTGCTGCCCGCGCTGCGGGTGCTGCGGGTCTTCCGGGGACTGCGTGCCCTGCGGGTGCTGCGGCTCACGCGCGGCATGAACCTGCTGCGCATCCTGACCGGCCTGAACCGGGGCCTGCGGTCGCTGCAACGCACGCTGCGGCGCCGCCAGCTCGGCTTCGTGCTGGGGGCGACCGGGCTGGTGGCGCTGGCGGGCGCGGCGGGCATGGCCTCCTTCGAGAACGGGCAGGGTGGGGCGCCCGGCAGCTACGGCGGGTGGCTGTACTGGACCGGGATGCTGCTCACCAGCCTGGGACCGGAGTACTGGCCGAAGACCGGTGAGGGCCAGGTGCTGTCCTTTCTGTTGGGCCTCTACGGCTTCTCGGTCTTTGGCTACATCACGGCGGCGCTGGCCAGCCTGTTTGTGGGCAGCGATCAGGAACGCGAGCCGGACGCGGGCGAGGTGAACAACGAGGCGTTGCGCCGGGAACTGCATGACCTGCGCGGCGAGATCGCGGCGCTGCGGGAGGAATTGCGCGCGGGCGGGCGCCGGTAA
- a CDS encoding acyl-ACP desaturase, producing MADILPPNMLNERPRTPAGLLSNQEKDRLIERGFLGLYRWYTARSQETRNWNADKSFDWRNMNKNLPPEVITVIQGFFAVEQYAPDFTSSLVHLVRRSHGRSHFQLRWGSEEEKHADAWENAVLFSEQRSPEWIEEYKDRLRSQTWELPFPDAIHNLVYTVFQERATQLNYLNMMKIAQGKSEKPHLKGVTDPVLAKVAQTIAVDEAAHYNFFLEGVRMYLYYYPERTLEAIRNVITQFSMPAATLVPNWQEFYETVYRAGIYGPRDFQRDVMQVAFRNLGIESRKALEEGIKKTREVPDFEGGNFKTTAIFDTFDYGLVEGDVRRLHTKIQEYEKGIGFDLYDPTEFVENPEVPKKPGQAADD from the coding sequence ATGGCTGACATTCTCCCCCCCAACATGCTGAACGAGCGCCCGCGCACGCCCGCCGGGCTGCTGAGCAACCAGGAAAAAGACCGCCTGATCGAACGCGGGTTCCTGGGCCTGTACCGCTGGTACACCGCCCGCAGCCAGGAAACCCGCAACTGGAACGCCGACAAGAGCTTCGACTGGCGCAACATGAACAAGAACCTCCCGCCGGAGGTGATCACCGTGATTCAGGGCTTTTTCGCGGTGGAGCAGTACGCGCCCGACTTTACCAGCAGCCTCGTGCATCTGGTGCGGCGCTCGCATGGCCGCAGCCACTTCCAGCTCCGCTGGGGCAGCGAGGAAGAGAAGCACGCCGACGCCTGGGAAAACGCCGTGCTGTTCAGTGAGCAGCGCAGCCCCGAGTGGATCGAGGAGTACAAGGACCGCCTCAGAAGCCAGACCTGGGAACTGCCCTTCCCCGACGCGATTCACAACCTGGTCTACACCGTGTTTCAGGAGCGAGCCACCCAGCTCAACTACCTGAACATGATGAAAATCGCGCAGGGCAAGAGCGAGAAGCCGCACCTGAAGGGCGTCACCGATCCCGTGCTGGCGAAGGTAGCGCAGACCATCGCGGTGGACGAGGCGGCGCACTACAACTTCTTCCTCGAAGGCGTGCGGATGTACCTCTACTACTACCCCGAGCGCACGCTGGAAGCCATCCGGAACGTGATCACGCAGTTCTCCATGCCCGCCGCGACGCTGGTGCCCAACTGGCAGGAGTTCTACGAGACGGTCTACCGCGCCGGGATCTACGGCCCGCGTGACTTCCAGCGCGACGTGATGCAGGTCGCCTTCCGCAATCTCGGCATCGAGAGCCGCAAGGCGCTGGAAGAGGGCATCAAGAAGACCCGCGAGGTGCCCGACTTCGAGGGCGGCAACTTCAAGACCACGGCCATCTTCGACACCTTCGACTACGGCCTGGTCGAGGGCGACGTGCGCCGGTTGCACACCAAGATTCAGGAGTACGAGAAGGGCATCGGCTTCGACCTGTACGACCCCACCGAGTTCGTGGAGAACCCGGAAGTGCCCAAGAAGCCGGGGCAGGCTGCCGACGACTGA
- a CDS encoding YkgJ family cysteine cluster protein, which yields MDPFTPPPDFPPRSPLVRSCTACGACCAAPDIHALGKPLGVPCVHLGPDCLCGIYTTRPAVCRNYQPDWVCGEVAPLPTLEARVRRFLEIYGLEGEAGL from the coding sequence ATGGACCCCTTCACCCCACCTCCCGACTTCCCGCCCCGTTCCCCCCTCGTCCGGAGCTGTACGGCGTGCGGGGCGTGTTGCGCGGCCCCCGACATTCACGCGCTCGGCAAGCCCCTGGGAGTCCCCTGCGTGCATCTCGGCCCGGACTGCCTCTGCGGCATCTACACCACGCGCCCCGCCGTCTGCCGCAACTACCAGCCCGACTGGGTATGTGGAGAAGTGGCCCCGCTGCCCACGCTGGAGGCGCGGGTGCGGCGCTTTCTGGAGATTTACGGGCTGGAGGGGGAGGCAGGCTTGTAG
- a CDS encoding pyridoxal phosphate-dependent aminotransferase encodes MTTEPSVPRQQPPAADPAGVRGTVRAVPAYPFTPIDVPIKLDQNESPYDFPADLKVLATERMLARPWNRYPDLHADRLRARIAAFEDWDPAGVVVTPGSNVLIKLLTELAGIGQTVLTVSPTFSVYTLEAQLLGAKLVQVPLNPDFSLPVEGLKAALRENPPGVLYVTQPHAPTGFVDTGAAVREVVEAAGDWVVVLDEAYHQYSGTDDRDLVREGENRLSLRTFSKAWGLAGLRLGYALTSPRLAAHLRKLVPAFNVGVLAEAALEVALEHPGYVLERVEEVRRERGRILAALQDHPTWQVLPSQSNFYLLRTPDAEAAYQYLLTQGIVVRRQDRLPGLAGCLRVAVGTPAENDALIAAARAFR; translated from the coding sequence ATGACCACCGAGCCTTCAGTTCCCCGGCAGCAGCCCCCGGCCGCGGACCCGGCGGGCGTGCGCGGGACCGTGCGCGCCGTGCCCGCCTACCCGTTCACGCCCATCGACGTGCCCATCAAGCTCGACCAGAACGAGAGCCCCTACGATTTTCCGGCCGATCTCAAGGTGCTGGCGACCGAGCGGATGCTGGCCCGGCCCTGGAACCGTTATCCCGATCTGCACGCCGACCGGCTCAGGGCCCGCATCGCGGCCTTCGAGGACTGGGACCCGGCGGGTGTGGTCGTCACGCCGGGCAGCAACGTGCTGATCAAGCTGCTGACCGAACTGGCGGGCATCGGGCAGACGGTGCTGACGGTCAGCCCGACCTTCAGCGTGTACACCCTGGAGGCGCAACTGCTGGGCGCGAAGCTGGTGCAGGTGCCCCTGAACCCCGACTTCTCGCTGCCGGTGGAAGGGCTCAAGGCCGCCCTGCGCGAGAATCCCCCCGGTGTGCTGTACGTCACGCAGCCCCACGCCCCGACCGGCTTCGTGGACACCGGGGCCGCCGTGCGCGAGGTGGTGGAGGCGGCGGGCGACTGGGTGGTCGTGCTGGACGAGGCGTACCACCAGTACAGCGGGACGGACGACCGTGATCTGGTGCGGGAGGGCGAGAACCGCCTGAGCCTGCGGACCTTCAGCAAGGCGTGGGGCCTGGCGGGCCTGCGGCTGGGGTACGCGCTGACCAGCCCCCGGCTGGCCGCCCACCTCCGCAAACTGGTCCCCGCCTTCAATGTCGGCGTGCTGGCGGAAGCGGCGCTGGAGGTCGCGCTGGAACACCCCGGCTACGTGCTGGAACGTGTGGAGGAAGTCCGGCGCGAACGCGGGCGCATCCTCGCGGCCCTGCAAGACCATCCCACCTGGCAGGTGCTGCCCAGCCAGTCGAACTTCTACCTGCTCCGCACCCCCGACGCCGAGGCCGCCTACCAGTATCTCCTCACGCAAGGCATCGTGGTGCGTCGCCAGGACCGGCTGCCGGGGCTGGCGGGCTGCCTGCGCGTGGCGGTCGGGACGCCCGCCGAGAACGACGCGCTGATTGCGGCGGCCCGGGCGTTCCGGTAG
- a CDS encoding TetR/AcrR family transcriptional regulator, protein MTDPAAPPAPPAADLPVKSRREQIHDVASRLFSERGYHATSMRDLAGELGMQGGSLYAHISSKEDLLIEIVNRAARQFDGALFTLRDDPLPADQKLREAMQRHIRVVADNMESATVFFHEWKHLSPEAYDRVTAWRDTIDHFYRDLVRQGIREGAFRADLDVKMAANLILSAVNWAYTWYRPGGNLTPRDVAEGYADMLLGGLRVSEEG, encoded by the coding sequence ATGACGGACCCCGCTGCCCCCCCCGCCCCGCCTGCCGCCGACCTGCCCGTCAAGTCGCGCCGTGAGCAGATTCATGACGTGGCCAGCCGCCTCTTTTCCGAGCGCGGCTACCACGCGACCAGCATGCGGGACCTGGCCGGGGAGCTGGGGATGCAGGGCGGCAGCCTGTACGCCCACATCAGCAGCAAGGAAGACCTGTTGATCGAGATCGTGAACCGGGCGGCGCGGCAGTTCGACGGGGCCCTGTTCACGCTGCGGGACGATCCCCTGCCCGCCGACCAGAAGCTGCGCGAGGCCATGCAGCGCCACATCCGGGTGGTGGCCGACAACATGGAGAGCGCCACGGTCTTCTTCCACGAGTGGAAGCACCTCTCGCCGGAAGCGTATGACCGCGTGACCGCCTGGCGCGACACGATTGACCACTTTTACCGGGATCTGGTCCGGCAGGGCATCCGCGAGGGCGCTTTCCGCGCCGACCTGGACGTCAAGATGGCCGCGAACCTGATCCTCTCGGCGGTGAACTGGGCCTACACCTGGTACCGCCCCGGCGGGAACCTCACCCCGCGCGACGTGGCCGAGGGGTACGCGGACATGCTGCTGGGCGGGTTGCGCGTATCGGAAGAAGGCTGA